The sequence below is a genomic window from uncultured Stenotrophomonas sp..
TCGGTGTGGACGTGGAGATGGACGAAGCGGGGAGTGCTCATGCCGGATCACTGCGGTGACAGGGCAGGGTAGCGGCGGGGGCGGGAGCGAACAAGGCTTGACGGGAGCCGGATGCGTTCGCACATCGCCCCGTGCCCTGTAGGAGCGACGTCAGTCGCGACCTGCGCTTTCCCGGTGATGCCCAGGTCGCGACTGACGTCGCTCCTACAGGGGCGCGTGTGCCGCGAGGGCTTCGCGTACCGGGGCGAAGCTGCGCCGGTGTTCGGGGCAGGGGCCATGCGCGCGCAGCGCCGCCAGATGCACCGGGGTGCCGTAGCCCTTGTGCCGGTCGAAGCCGTATTCGGGGTGGCGCTGGTGCAGGTCCAGCATGTAGCGGTCGCGGCTGACCTTGGCGAGGATCGAGGCGGCCATGATCGCGCGGTCGATGGCGTCGCCGCCGACCAGCGCCTCGGCCGGGCAGTGCAGGCCCTTGGGCACCTTGTTGCCGTCGATGCGCGCGAACTGCGCCGCATGCGCCACGCCTTCCAGCGCCCGGCGCATGCCCTGCATCGTCGCCTGGAAGATGTTGATGCCGTCGATCTCGGCCACGTCCACCATCACGATGCAATGGGCCAGCGCGCGTTCGACGATGCGATCGAACAGCTGCTCGCGGCGCGCGGCGGTCAGCGCCTTGGAGTCGTCCAGCCCGTTGATGCGCGGGCGCTGCGGGTCGAACACGACCGCCGCCACCGCGACCGGCCCGGCCAGCGGGCCGCGGCCGGCCTCGTCGATGCCGGCGTAGAGCGGGGAATGGAGAGCGACGGGCGGGGAATGGGAAAACAACGACGGCTGTTCCGATGTTGCCTTCCCGATGGAGCGGGGAGGGGTCATGCGCCGGCTTCCGGCAGTTCCCCGTTTTCCGTTCCTCGTTCCCTGCCTTCCAGCAATTCCGCCACCGCGTCGGCGGCGCGGGCGGAGGCGTCCTGGCGCAGCTCCAGGTGCAGGCGGCGGTAGTCGTCCTGCAGGCCGGCCACGCATTCTGGGTGCTCGAACCACTGCAGCACGGCGGCGGCGAGGCGGTCGGGCGTGCAGTCCTGCTGGATCAGCTCCGGTGCCAGGTCGCGGCCGGCCAGCACGTTGGGCAGGGCGTAGCGGTCGACCTTGATCAGCCCCAGCAGCCTGACAATGTGCGCGGTGAGGGCGGACACGCGGTAGCCGACCACCATCGGCCGCTTGACCAGCATGGTTTCCAGCGTCGCGGTACCCGAGGCCAGCAGCACCACGTCGGCGGCCACCATCGCCTCGCGCGCGCGGCCGTCGAGCACGTGCAGGCGCGCGCCGGGCAGCGCCGAGGCGGCGATCTGCTGGTCGATCAGCTGCCGGCACTTCGCATTGGCCGCCGGCACCACGATGTGCAGGTCCGGCATGCGCTCGCAGGCCTGCCATGCTGCTTCGAAGAACGCCGGCCCCAGCCGGGCGACCTCGCCCAGCCGGCTGCCGGGCAATACCGCCAGCACCGGCGCGGTGCCGGGCAGGCCGAGCGCGGCACGGGCCTCGATGCGCTCGCTTTCCAGCGGGATCGCATCGGCCATCGGGTGGCCGACGAAGCGCGCGTCGATGCCGTGGCGGGCATAGATCGGCGGCTCCATCGGGAACAGGCACAGCACCCTGTCGGCGCTGGCCCCGATCTTCTCGGCGCGCTTCTCGCGCCACGCCCATACCGAGGGGCTGACGTAGTGCACGGTGCGCACGCCATGCTGCTTGAGCCACTGCTCGACGCCGAGGTTGAAGTCGGGTGCGTCGATGCCGATGAACACGTCCGGCTGCCAGTCCAGCACGCGCTGGCGGAAGGCCTTGCGCAGCCTCAGCAGGCGCGGCAGGTGGCGCAGGACCTCGGCCAGCCCCATCAATGCCAGTTCGCTGGCGTCGAACCAGGTCTGGCAGCCGGCGTTGCGCATCGCGTCGCCGCCGATGCCGGCGAACTCGGCATCGGGAAAACGCCGGCGCAACTCGACGATCAGGCCGGCGCCGAGGCCGTCGCCGGAGGTTTCCCCGGCACAGAGCACCACGCGCGGGGCGCGGGGAATGGAGGAAGCACAGGGGCTGCCCGGCATGGCGCCATCATTCCCCGTTTCCTGTTCCCTGTTCCCGCTGTTGTTCCCGGCATTCATCGCTGCAATGGGCGCTCGCCGTGTTCGATGAAATCCAGCATCTGCTGCACATCGTCGCTGTCGCGGGCCTGCTCGGCCAGTTGCTGTTTGGCCTCGGCCAGCGGTACGCCGGCCACGTACAGGGTGCGGTAGGCGCGCTTGATGGCGCTGATGCGCCCGGCATCGAAACCGCGGCGCTTCAGGCCTTCGCTGTTGATGCCGCGCGGGCGGCCGTGGCCGTCGATGCCGACCATCGTGAACGGCGGGATGTCGCCGGTGACCAGCGCGCCCATGCCGAGGAAGGCGTGGTCACCGATGCGGCAGAACTGGTGGGCGCCGGCGAAGCCGCTGATGATGACCCAGCTGCCGACGCTGACGTGGCCGGCCAGGGTGGTGTTGTTGGAGAACACGCAATGGTCGGCGACGTGGCAATCGTGTGCCACGTGGCTGTAGGCCAGCATCCAGTTGTCATTGCCGATGGTGGTGATGCCGCCGCCACCGCCGGTGCCGCGGTTGATGGTGACGAACTCGCGGATCACGTTGCGGTCGCCGATCACCAGTTCGGTGCGTTCACCGGCGTACTTCTTGTCCTGCGGCTCGCCACCGATGGCGGCGTGGCCGACGAAGCGGTTGTCGCGGCCGATGCGGGTCGGGCCGTGGATGCTGCAATGCGGGCCGACCACGGTGCCAGCGCCGATCTCGACGTCTGCGCCGATCAGGCTGAATGCCCCCACGCGCACGTCGTCGGCCAGCCTCGCGGCGGGGTCGACGACCGCGGTGGGATGGATCAGGGGGGCGCTGTCGCTCATGCGCGGGCTCCGGGGGTCATTCGCGGGTGCCGGCGCACAGCACTTCGGCGTGCGCCACCACTTCGCCGTCCACCTTGGCCTCGCCGTAGTAGACGGCCATGTTGCGGATCACGCGCTTGACCTGCACGTGCAGCTCCAGCACGTCACCGGGCACCACCTGCTTCATGAAGCGCACGTTGTCCACCTTGACCAGGTAGAACAGCTTGGATTGCGCATCGCGGCCCAGCGTGAGCTGGGTCAGCACGCCGCCGGCCTGTGCCAGTGCCTCGATGATCAGCACCCCCGGCATGATCGGCTGGGCCGGGAAGTGGCCCTGGAAGAACGGCTCGTTGATGGTGACGTTCTTGTGCGCGACGATGGTGCGGGCGTCCACGTCCAGCGCGACCACCTTGTCCACCAGCAGGAACGGATAGCGGTGCGGGATCAGCGTGCGGATGGCGGTGACGTCGATGGGCAACTGCGGTGCGTTCATTCCTTCTCCTTGCTCACAGACAGGATGCGCCGCGCGAGCGCATCGAGCTGCTTGAAGCGCGCGGCGTTCTTGCGCCACGTGCGGTTGTCGGTCAACGGGGTACCGGACGAATATTCGCCCGGTTCGGTAATCGAATTGCGTACCACCGAGCGGCCGGTGACGACCACGCGGTCGCAGATTTCCAGGTGGCCGACCACGCCGACCGCGCCGCCCAGCAGGCAATAGCGGCCGATCTTCGCGCTGCCGGCGATGCCGGTGCTGCCGGCGATGGCCGAGTGCGCGCCGATGTGGACGTTGTGGGCAATCTGCACCAGGTTGTCCACGCGCACGTCTTCTTCCAGCACGGTGTCTTCCAGCGCGCCGCGGTCGATGCAGGTGTTTGCACCGATTTCGCAGTCGTCGCCGATGCGCACACCGCCCAGTTGCGGCACCTTGATCCAGTGGCCGCCGTCCATTGCCAGGCCGAAACCGTCGGCGCCGAGTACCGCGCCGGGGTGGATGCGCACGCGTTTGCCCAGCTTCACCCGGGTGACCAGGGTGACGCGGGCGATCAGCTCGCAGCCGGCGTCCAGCGTGCAGTCCTCGCCGATGATGCTGCCGGCGCCGACGATGCAGTTCTCGCCGACCACGCTGCGCGCGCCGATGCTCACGAACGGGCCGATGTGGGCGCTGGCGGCGACCTGCGCCGAGGGATCGATCACGGCACCCGGATGGATGCCCGGTTCGCGCAGCGGCACCGCCTCGAACAGCGCGCCGATCTTGGCGAAGGTGGTGTATGGGTCCTTCGCCACCAAAGCGGTGCCGGGTGCGGCCTCTGCGTCCTCGGCGCGAAGCACCACGATGGATGCATGGCTGTCGGCCAGTTGCGCGCGGTAGCGCGGGTTGGCGAGGAAGGTCAGCTGGCCCGGGCCGGCATGGGCCAGCGTGGCCACGCCGCGGATGGCCACGGACGGGTCGCCGTGGACCTGCAGACCGAAGCGGTCGGCCAGTTCCTGAGCGGTATGGGTCGAAGTATTCACGCCGGGAGTTTAGCGTCTGGAAGTGGTGGGGTCATGCGGCCGGACCGGAAAACATACACGGTGGGCACTACCGGCGCGCATGTGCGTGCACCGGAGGGTGGGCATGAAGCATACGGAGGCGTTCTGGAGGAGAGCCCCCCTTGGTAAGGGGGCGCGCCGAAGGCGGGGGGATCGGAAGGGCGGAGCGCGGCCCCTGGTTTCGCGTCGCGAAACCAGGGGTGCCCAAGGCATGGCCTTGGGCGCGCGGGCAGTTCGTCAGAACTGTCCGCCGAAGGTGAACTGCAGGCGCTCGATCTCGTCGCCTTCCTTCTTCTTGAACGGGAAGGCATAGCTGATCGAGATCGGGCCGACCGGCGCGCGCCACAGCAGGGCGATACCGGCCGAGGCGCGCAATTCGCCCGCATCGAAGTCGTCGCTGCCGTTGTAGACGTTGCCGAAGTCGACGAATGCCGACACGCGTGCCGACGGGCTGTCGAACAGCTTCGGGAAGTAGGCTTCGATCGAGCCGACCGTCTTCACCGAGCCGCCCAGCGGCTGGCCGCGGTAGTAGCCGCTGATGATCTCCGAGCGCGGGCCCAGGGTGTTGTCGCGGAAGCCGCGCACCGAGTTGGTGCCGCCGGCATAGAAGTTCTCGAAGAACGGCAGCCCCGACGCCTTGACCTGGCGGTGGTTGGCGGTGGGGTTGGTGGCGCAGTCCACCACCTCGGTGGTGGCTGGGGTGCCCGGGACGGCAGGAGTGTCGCCGTCGGCCGGCGTGCCGGGAACGGCGGGGATGTCGTTCCAGCAGATGTCGCGCACCGTGTCGTTGCCGTAGGAGTCGCCGTAGCCGAGCTCGATGCGGGTGTTGATGACCAGCGACGGGATGATCGGCCAGTACCTGGAGTATTGGTAGTTGAGCTTGTAGTACTCGGCGGTCGAGCCCGGCAGCGTGACCTCCAGGCCCAGGCGCTGGTAGGTGCCGCGGGTCGGCATGAAGTAGTCGTTGCGGGTGTCGCGCGCCCAGCCCAGCTCGGTGCGCCAGGAATGGAAGGTGCGCGTGCCCATCGCATCGATGTAGTCGATGATCGACTGCGGGGTGTAGCCGCTGTAGGTGGTGATCTGGTTGCTGTCGATGCCGAACATCAGCGAGAAGCTGTCGTTCTCGGTGATCGGTATGCCGAAGATCGCCTGCGCCG
It includes:
- the lpxD gene encoding UDP-3-O-(3-hydroxymyristoyl)-glucosamine N-acyltransferase (Evidence 2a : Function of homologous gene experimentally demonstrated in an other organism; PubMedId : 1429432, 1602961, 1987124, 8366125; Product type e : enzyme), whose protein sequence is MNTSTHTAQELADRFGLQVHGDPSVAIRGVATLAHAGPGQLTFLANPRYRAQLADSHASIVVLRAEDAEAAPGTALVAKDPYTTFAKIGALFEAVPLREPGIHPGAVIDPSAQVAASAHIGPFVSIGARSVVGENCIVGAGSIIGEDCTLDAGCELIARVTLVTRVKLGKRVRIHPGAVLGADGFGLAMDGGHWIKVPQLGGVRIGDDCEIGANTCIDRGALEDTVLEEDVRVDNLVQIAHNVHIGAHSAIAGSTGIAGSAKIGRYCLLGGAVGVVGHLEICDRVVVTGRSVVRNSITEPGEYSSGTPLTDNRTWRKNAARFKQLDALARRILSVSKEKE
- the lpxB gene encoding tetraacyldisaccharide-1-P synthase (Evidence 2a : Function of homologous gene experimentally demonstrated in an other organism; PubMedId : 3277952; Product type e : enzyme) encodes the protein MNAGNNSGNREQETGNDGAMPGSPCASSIPRAPRVVLCAGETSGDGLGAGLIVELRRRFPDAEFAGIGGDAMRNAGCQTWFDASELALMGLAEVLRHLPRLLRLRKAFRQRVLDWQPDVFIGIDAPDFNLGVEQWLKQHGVRTVHYVSPSVWAWREKRAEKIGASADRVLCLFPMEPPIYARHGIDARFVGHPMADAIPLESERIEARAALGLPGTAPVLAVLPGSRLGEVARLGPAFFEAAWQACERMPDLHIVVPAANAKCRQLIDQQIAASALPGARLHVLDGRAREAMVAADVVLLASGTATLETMLVKRPMVVGYRVSALTAHIVRLLGLIKVDRYALPNVLAGRDLAPELIQQDCTPDRLAAAVLQWFEHPECVAGLQDDYRRLHLELRQDASARAADAVAELLEGRERGTENGELPEAGA
- the fabZ gene encoding (3R)-hydroxymyristol acyl carrier protein dehydratase (Evidence 2a : Function of homologous gene experimentally demonstrated in an other organism; PubMedId : 789345, 8910376; Product type e : enzyme) produces the protein MNAPQLPIDVTAIRTLIPHRYPFLLVDKVVALDVDARTIVAHKNVTINEPFFQGHFPAQPIMPGVLIIEALAQAGGVLTQLTLGRDAQSKLFYLVKVDNVRFMKQVVPGDVLELHVQVKRVIRNMAVYYGEAKVDGEVVAHAEVLCAGTRE
- the lpxA gene encoding UDP-N-acetylglucosamine acetyltransferase (Evidence 2a : Function of homologous gene experimentally demonstrated in an other organism; PubMedId : 3277952, 7481807; Product type e : enzyme) — translated: MSDSAPLIHPTAVVDPAARLADDVRVGAFSLIGADVEIGAGTVVGPHCSIHGPTRIGRDNRFVGHAAIGGEPQDKKYAGERTELVIGDRNVIREFVTINRGTGGGGGITTIGNDNWMLAYSHVAHDCHVADHCVFSNNTTLAGHVSVGSWVIISGFAGAHQFCRIGDHAFLGMGALVTGDIPPFTMVGIDGHGRPRGINSEGLKRRGFDAGRISAIKRAYRTLYVAGVPLAEAKQQLAEQARDSDDVQQMLDFIEHGERPLQR
- the rnhB gene encoding ribonuclease HII, degrades RNA of DNA-RNA hybrids (Evidence 2a : Function of homologous gene experimentally demonstrated in an other organism; PubMedId : 20250850, 3316192, 9888800; Product type e : enzyme) encodes the protein MTPPRSIGKATSEQPSLFSHSPPVALHSPLYAGIDEAGRGPLAGPVAVAAVVFDPQRPRINGLDDSKALTAARREQLFDRIVERALAHCIVMVDVAEIDGINIFQATMQGMRRALEGVAHAAQFARIDGNKVPKGLHCPAEALVGGDAIDRAIMAASILAKVSRDRYMLDLHQRHPEYGFDRHKGYGTPVHLAALRAHGPCPEHRRSFAPVREALAAHAPL